Below is a genomic region from Pseudovibrio sp. M1P-2-3.
AGCACTATGTGTCTTGGGGCGACTTCCGCGAGTTGTTTGAAATGCCTCGTCAGGAAAATAGATTACGTGCAGATGCAGGCGATCTCATCCGGGGTAAATTATCAGCTGAAGAATTTGAGCTTTTTGCGGAACGCGGTAGAGTCTCAATAAACAGGATCTTCATCAACATGATACCTGTGATTATCGGTGCTGGATCAGAGTTTGTACCTCACCTTCAATCTTATATCCAACCGCAGAGTACTGAGGCAGAGCACTTCCTCCTGCACTTCCAACACGTTGAGCAGGCCAACTTTCAAAAACCTGAGTATATTGAGCTTTCTAGCGCAATTTTTGGCTAGCTAGCACAATCTATGCGCAAATCTAAGCTATTAGCTGGATATGAACTCAAGGGGTTTAGGCGACGATTGCTTGGCATATTATATCAACAGTTGAGACAGGCACTAAAAGCCACCAATTTTTGTCTTAGGTTCTCGCTGATAAACTCACTTAGATGGTTACGGTTAAGAGTTGTCAATCATCAGGGCTCAACCCACAGATGGCAGACTAAAGGACTTAATCCTACAACTTAGGCAACTGCAATCAAACGTCTATAAGGCGTTTGATATACGCCAAGTGTAAGCGTTTGATAGTAAAACGAAAAGCTATCAAAATAAAATAGATGCTCGTCGCCATTATCGTCTATCAGGACTACATCAGCGCTTCCAAGCGGGCCACCTTTATTAGCCCGACAATATTCTACGATTTTATCAAATACCAATGTTTCCTGCAATTTAGAAAACCGAGCGGCAAACGCTGAAGACTGTATGAAGTGTCGGCAAGGGCTATTCGGATCAAAATCCTCACCACGATGTACTGGGTGGGGATGATCTGTAATCAGACCAATGATTGGTAACTCCTTACCCCAGGTTTCAACGCCTCGCCAAAAAGTAGTCGTGTGGGTATTACCGTAAGTTTCCTTGAGCTGCTTCAATGCATCGAAGGAAGGTTTCTGGGAAAGACATTCTTCAGCAAATCTATCGCGTAAAAACAGCAACCTTCCCGCCGCAAAGTTTGCTTCTGCTTCTAGTGTCGCATGACAAGAAGGGATAAGTGTCTTAGCGTTGTCTCCCAACATCGCACCAGCATGCCAAGGTAAGAGACTATGGCCGATTTCATGGGCTTCGTGCCATCGATGTTTCAGCTTTGGCTGATCCTTATCTAACAAGATTCGCTTGCGATCTGGTATATATAGAGCTCGCAAATCCCATTTGCGAACTGCATCAAGAATACGCGAAGGACGGGCAAGCACTTGCCTACCTGCCATTGACATTTTAGATACAACTTCTTGTAGAATGCTAGGGTCTTCAGCTGAGTAGTAAGCGAGATCAAGTTTGAGAAGCTCTCGAACAGTGTCGAGATCTAGAGGCGGTTCCGGATTGCCTAAATCTCTTAATACTCTATCGATCTTTCGATCAATATCTGCGGCTGTTTTCGCTTTTAAGATTTCATTTTTCGCCAACTACTTGCCCGCCTCTTAACTATTGATCCTTAGTATCTTCGCTCAAAACTGAGATAAGTCCATTTAATATTGCATGCTCTTCATCTGACAAAACGTCTATAGATGCAGATTTCGCGGCATACCGGACTGCTTCTTCGACATATTGATCATCTTTAGAATATGTAAGTCCAGATAAAGTCATCAGTTTTTCTTGAGAAACACCAAAGGCTTCAGATAACTGATAAAGTGTACGGGCATCGGGTAAATAGGCAGTGTTGTTCTCGAGGCTGAGCAGGTCACCAATCTCAACATCCGCTTTTAACGCTAGATCTTCGATCGACAAACCTCGATCACGACGCATGAGGTTAATGAAGCGTCCAAGTGCAAACCGTGACGCATCAGGATTCTCTTCTATGGTATCTTCTTTAATGGATACAGGATTGACAGCAATCATACCTGCCGCAACATCAAGACCGTCTTCTCGTTTACTAGCAGCGCGGCACCATGCTTTGGTGATATTGAATGTCATTCTCCTCTTCCTTTCTCAAGGAACCTTTGTGCACTATCAGGATCAAACTCGAAATAGCGCAGGTTATGATAACTCGCATCTTGTCCTAAGTCAGTCATACCACATGCATTTGCATAGAAAACATTCGATTGTGGCAATGAATGCAGACCAACTTTACCTTTGAAGCCCTCTAGTATACTTTGTTGGATAGCTGCGTTTATAAGTATTGAGCCACAGCCGCCAAACTTTGCAGCTTCATCCCTGACATCATTTCTATTCCATGGGGCAGCTTCTAGAAAATCGACATAAACAATGTGTTGACTTTTTTGGCTGGGCAGTTGGGCTCGCTTGGTCAGATCAATTATCATCATAGCCTGCGTCATGTTTTCCGCTACAATTGCGAATGATAAATTAGATAACTGTGTTGCAATTGCGTTTTGCTTATCACGCCAGTTCCAATGTCGACTCTGAGGCCAAAAATTGCGACTTATGTTTTGCTGATTTAGCCTTTTTAATTGACTCTGCAGGTGTGGAACCCATTCGGCTTCCCAATCGGCAAGATTTTTATCTGTAATGCCGTTCCATAGTTCCGCATCAACATCTTTATCTAAATGTTTATCTCGTAACCAAATCGGCGTTATATCAGAAGGCCTCTTCGCGATCATAGCATCATGATCTCCGCTTTTTCTTTTGAAGCCTCATCCTCAAAGAACAGCTTATCACCTCTCTCGAGGCGCTCTTCAACACGCTGATAAAGGCGAAGAGCTTGCCGAAGCAAGACAGTTTTACTCAAATCTTTTTTCTCGCAT
It encodes:
- a CDS encoding ImmA/IrrE family metallo-endopeptidase gives rise to the protein MAKNEILKAKTAADIDRKIDRVLRDLGNPEPPLDLDTVRELLKLDLAYYSAEDPSILQEVVSKMSMAGRQVLARPSRILDAVRKWDLRALYIPDRKRILLDKDQPKLKHRWHEAHEIGHSLLPWHAGAMLGDNAKTLIPSCHATLEAEANFAAGRLLFLRDRFAEECLSQKPSFDALKQLKETYGNTHTTTFWRGVETWGKELPIIGLITDHPHPVHRGEDFDPNSPCRHFIQSSAFAARFSKLQETLVFDKIVEYCRANKGGPLGSADVVLIDDNGDEHLFYFDSFSFYYQTLTLGVYQTPYRRLIAVA
- a CDS encoding helix-turn-helix domain-containing protein, producing MTFNITKAWCRAASKREDGLDVAAGMIAVNPVSIKEDTIEENPDASRFALGRFINLMRRDRGLSIEDLALKADVEIGDLLSLENNTAYLPDARTLYQLSEAFGVSQEKLMTLSGLTYSKDDQYVEEAVRYAAKSASIDVLSDEEHAILNGLISVLSEDTKDQ
- a CDS encoding GNAT family N-acetyltransferase, producing MIAKRPSDITPIWLRDKHLDKDVDAELWNGITDKNLADWEAEWVPHLQSQLKRLNQQNISRNFWPQSRHWNWRDKQNAIATQLSNLSFAIVAENMTQAMMIIDLTKRAQLPSQKSQHIVYVDFLEAAPWNRNDVRDEAAKFGGCGSILINAAIQQSILEGFKGKVGLHSLPQSNVFYANACGMTDLGQDASYHNLRYFEFDPDSAQRFLEKGRGE
- a CDS encoding ribbon-helix-helix protein, CopG family, with the protein product MSKKTMTLNLTEAEMVVLEELCEKKDLSKTVLLRQALRLYQRVEERLERGDKLFFEDEASKEKAEIMML